The following coding sequences lie in one Streptomyces sp. NBC_00510 genomic window:
- the trmB gene encoding tRNA (guanosine(46)-N7)-methyltransferase TrmB, which translates to MSKPRTPHFPGGPASHPHPDAHTEQRIRTFHPRRGRVTHGQRAALERRWADWGVDLDGTPLDLDKLFADADLAPDRPVVLEIGFGMGDATAAMAAADPGTGILAADVHTPGQGNLVHLAEREGLRNVRVANGDAVVLLRDMLAPGSLAGLRVYFPDPWPKARHHKRRMIQPEFVALAVSRLRPGAAVHCATDWEPYAEQMLEVLTAEPGLANAYATGSGYAEPRPAFRPMTKFERQGIAKGHVVHDLVFERR; encoded by the coding sequence ATGTCGAAGCCCCGCACCCCCCACTTCCCGGGCGGCCCCGCCTCCCACCCGCATCCGGACGCGCACACCGAGCAGCGCATCCGCACCTTCCATCCGCGCCGCGGCCGGGTCACCCACGGCCAGCGGGCGGCGCTGGAGCGGCGCTGGGCGGACTGGGGCGTCGACCTCGACGGCACGCCGCTGGACCTGGACAAGCTCTTCGCCGACGCGGACCTCGCCCCGGACCGCCCGGTGGTCCTGGAGATCGGCTTCGGCATGGGCGACGCCACCGCCGCGATGGCCGCCGCCGACCCCGGCACCGGCATCCTCGCCGCGGACGTGCACACCCCCGGCCAGGGCAACCTCGTCCACCTCGCCGAGCGCGAGGGCCTGCGCAACGTCCGGGTCGCCAACGGCGACGCCGTCGTCCTGCTGCGCGACATGCTCGCCCCGGGTTCGCTGGCCGGCCTGCGGGTCTACTTCCCCGACCCGTGGCCCAAGGCCCGGCACCACAAGCGCCGCATGATCCAGCCGGAGTTCGTGGCGCTCGCCGTGTCGCGGCTGCGGCCCGGCGCGGCCGTGCACTGCGCGACCGACTGGGAGCCGTACGCCGAGCAGATGCTCGAGGTGCTGACGGCGGAGCCCGGACTGGCGAACGCCTACGCGACCGGCAGCGGCTACGCCGAGCCGCGTCCGGCCTTCCGCCCGATGACCAAGTTCGAGCGCCAGGGGATCGCCAAGGGCCACGTCGTCCACGACCTGGTCTTCGAGCGCCGCTGA
- the lhgO gene encoding L-2-hydroxyglutarate oxidase yields the protein MDTTDVVVIGAGIVGLATAYALTRTAPGTSVLVLDKEDGPARHQTGHNSGVIHSGIYYRPGSLKARYATQGAAEMVKFCAGNDIPHDVTGKLIVATERDELPRLHALVQRGRQNDIPVQELGPARIAEREPHVRGLAAIHVGTTGVCDFTAVAAAMARLTTEGGRADARIAYGTEVRAIHRDGRTVIVEPHDGPPVRAKALVNCAGLHCDRIARMAGEDTSGVRIVPFRGEYYELRPDRAGLVHGLVYPVPDPAFPFLGVHLTRGFDGSVHVGPNAVPALAREGYRRRTVRPRDLVETAAFPGTWRIARRHWRYEAGEIRRSLSKRAFVESVRRLLPAVTADDMVPAAAGVRAQAVLRDGTLVDDFLITGDGPFVHVLNAPSPAATASLPIGREIARRALAVLGRT from the coding sequence ATGGACACCACGGACGTCGTCGTCATCGGCGCCGGCATCGTCGGCCTCGCGACCGCGTACGCGCTCACCCGCACCGCCCCCGGCACCTCCGTCCTGGTCCTGGACAAGGAGGACGGCCCCGCCCGCCACCAGACCGGCCACAACAGCGGCGTGATCCACAGCGGCATCTACTACCGCCCCGGCTCCCTCAAGGCGCGGTACGCGACGCAGGGCGCCGCCGAGATGGTGAAGTTCTGCGCCGGCAACGACATCCCGCACGACGTGACGGGCAAGCTGATCGTCGCCACGGAGCGGGACGAGCTCCCCCGGCTGCACGCCCTCGTCCAGCGGGGCCGGCAGAACGACATCCCGGTGCAGGAGCTGGGCCCGGCCCGGATCGCGGAGCGCGAGCCGCACGTACGCGGCCTGGCGGCGATCCACGTCGGCACGACGGGGGTCTGCGACTTCACCGCGGTCGCCGCGGCCATGGCCCGCCTCACGACCGAGGGCGGTCGCGCCGACGCGCGCATCGCGTACGGCACGGAGGTCCGCGCGATCCATCGCGACGGGCGGACCGTGATCGTCGAGCCCCACGACGGCCCGCCCGTCCGGGCCAAGGCGCTGGTGAACTGCGCCGGCCTGCACTGCGACCGCATCGCGCGCATGGCCGGGGAGGACACCTCCGGCGTCCGCATCGTGCCGTTCCGCGGCGAGTACTACGAGCTGCGCCCGGACCGCGCCGGCCTCGTCCACGGACTGGTCTACCCCGTCCCCGACCCCGCGTTCCCGTTCCTCGGCGTGCATCTGACCCGCGGCTTCGACGGCTCCGTGCACGTCGGCCCGAACGCCGTCCCCGCCCTGGCCCGCGAGGGCTACCGGCGGCGCACCGTGCGCCCGCGCGACCTCGTCGAGACCGCCGCGTTCCCCGGCACCTGGCGGATCGCCCGCCGCCACTGGCGCTACGAGGCCGGCGAGATCCGCCGGTCGCTGTCGAAGCGGGCCTTCGTGGAGTCCGTGCGGCGGCTGCTGCCCGCGGTGACCGCCGACGACATGGTGCCGGCCGCGGCCGGGGTGCGGGCGCAGGCCGTGCTGCGCGACGGGACGCTCGTCGACGACTTCCTCATCACGGGCGACGGACCCTTCGTCCACGTGCTGAACGCCCCCTCGCCCGCCGCGACGGCCTCGCTGCCGATCGGCCGGGAGATCGCCCGCAGGGCACTGGCGGTGCTGGGGCGTACGTAA
- a CDS encoding MFS transporter, with the protein MTKEPRGPNEKLGTLLALAGISNAGLARRVNDLGAQRGLTLRYDKTSVARWVTKGMVPQGAAPHLIAAAIGSKLGRPVPLHEIGLADADPAPEVGLAFPRDVGEAVKSATDLWKLDPGRRGPGGGGIWQSLAGSFAVSAYVTPASRWLITPADARVAREDPAPGTHHVGHSDVAKLREAAEDARRWDSKYGGGDWRSGMVPECLRVEAAPLLLGSYSDEVGRSLFGATAELTRLAGWMAFDTGQQEAAQRYYIQALRLARAAADVPLGGYVLASMSLQATYRGFADEGVDLAQAALERNRGLATARTMSFFHLVEARAHAKAGESATCATALAAAESWLDRARDGDADPPWLGFYSYDRLAADAAECYRDLRVPGQVRRFTETALARPTEEFVRSHGLRLVVSAVAELESGNLDAACAAGVKAVEVAGRISSARTTEYVRDLLHRLEPYGNEPRVAELRERARPLLAAPA; encoded by the coding sequence ATGACCAAAGAACCCCGAGGGCCCAACGAGAAACTCGGCACCCTTCTCGCCCTGGCCGGCATCAGCAACGCGGGACTCGCCCGCAGGGTCAACGACCTCGGCGCCCAGCGCGGTCTGACCCTGCGGTACGACAAGACCTCTGTCGCCCGCTGGGTCACCAAGGGCATGGTGCCGCAGGGCGCCGCCCCGCACCTCATCGCGGCGGCCATCGGCAGCAAGCTCGGCCGTCCCGTGCCACTGCACGAGATCGGCCTCGCCGACGCCGACCCCGCGCCCGAGGTGGGCCTCGCCTTCCCCCGCGACGTCGGGGAGGCCGTCAAGTCCGCCACCGACCTGTGGAAGCTCGACCCCGGCCGGCGCGGCCCGGGCGGCGGCGGCATCTGGCAGAGCCTCGCCGGCTCCTTCGCGGTCAGCGCGTACGTCACGCCGGCCTCCCGCTGGCTGATAACCCCGGCCGACGCCCGCGTCGCCCGCGAGGACCCCGCCCCGGGCACGCACCACGTCGGCCACTCCGACGTCGCCAAGCTCCGCGAGGCCGCGGAGGACGCCCGGCGCTGGGACTCCAAGTACGGCGGTGGCGACTGGCGTTCCGGCATGGTCCCCGAGTGCCTGCGGGTCGAGGCGGCCCCGCTGCTGCTCGGCTCGTACAGCGACGAGGTCGGCCGCTCCCTCTTCGGCGCCACCGCCGAACTCACCCGGCTCGCCGGGTGGATGGCCTTCGACACCGGCCAGCAGGAGGCCGCCCAGCGGTACTACATCCAGGCCCTGCGGCTCGCGCGCGCCGCCGCCGACGTCCCCCTCGGGGGCTACGTGCTGGCGTCGATGTCCCTCCAGGCCACGTACCGCGGCTTCGCCGACGAAGGCGTGGACCTGGCCCAGGCCGCCCTCGAACGCAACCGCGGCCTCGCCACGGCGCGCACGATGTCCTTCTTCCACCTCGTCGAGGCCCGCGCCCACGCCAAGGCCGGCGAGAGCGCCACGTGCGCCACGGCCCTGGCCGCGGCCGAGTCCTGGCTCGACCGCGCCCGCGACGGCGACGCCGACCCGCCCTGGCTCGGCTTCTACTCCTACGACCGCCTCGCCGCGGACGCCGCCGAGTGCTACCGCGACCTGCGCGTACCCGGGCAGGTGCGCCGCTTCACGGAGACGGCCCTCGCCCGGCCCACGGAGGAGTTCGTGCGCTCGCACGGGCTGCGGCTCGTGGTCTCGGCGGTCGCGGAGCTGGAGTCCGGCAACCTGGACGCGGCTTGCGCGGCCGGGGTCAAGGCGGTGGAGGTGGCCGGGCGGATCTCGTCGGCCCGGACGACGGAGTACGTGCGGGACCTTCTGCACCGGCTGGAGCCGTACGGGAACGAGCCGCGCGTCGCGGAGCTGCGCGAGCGCGCCCGCCCCCTGCTGGCGGCCCCCGCGTAG